Sequence from the Miscanthus floridulus cultivar M001 chromosome 16, ASM1932011v1, whole genome shotgun sequence genome:
ACTCCAAGAGCTTCTCGTGTCTGAATTCTCTTGTTTCACCATCCGTGTTCTGACTTTTTCCTGCAAAATCACACAGATTTACAGTAAAAAAACATTtatatttaaaattttcaaataatTGTGTAAGGTGTACAAAGGAGTAGTACCAAGACTTTTGCTTGCCTCTTTTCCCAGCGAGCACTAGCCTACCACACATAGAAAATATATCAATACAATTTGACACTTAACAGCAACACAGACAGACAGTGTTATCTTTAGATGTAGAGGCCCAGAAGAAATTATACTAGTGTTAAATTTGTACTTTGATACCCTTGATATTCAATCCATGATACAAACATATTGCTTTCGATGGTAAAATGCATCCAGGGATCTTAAACTTTTTTGGGATTTTCACCAAGGTCCATAAACATTCAAAGTGAGGGTTTGGGTCCTTATATTAAATGGTTTACTCTAGGTTCACTTGGGGTCCAATTATGGATCCAGATTCTCACTTGGAGTGAACCACTTCAGAAGTTTTGAGAACTCAAAAGTTTAAGAAACCATAGGTGTATTTTACTCCACTTTTAATTTATCCAAACAGGGCGATTAAGTTAATATATGCATCCattacagaaaaaaaaaactgaatatTGAGAACATGCCATGGAGTAATAAATTATATAAAGCACATAAAGTTTACATGAACAAAGAGATAATTACCATGCGGAAAACATCGACTGAAGCTCCCATACCAGCAAGCATCAAACCAACCTGCTCAGTTATGAAATTTTGATTTACTGTACTGATGGTAGAATatattttttctcgaacacgcaggagagctgcgtatcattatataTTAAGAAGAAGACTGATGGTAGAATATCGAATAATATCACCAGATAATTCTTCAACTAAATTCATTATTACTGTATGCAGTACACTACTGTTATCTTGAAATGTATACTGACAGAAGAATTTGCTTGAGAATCGGCCATGACAAAAAAAGCTACATAGATCCCACAAATTTTAAAGTTCCATCTGATAGAAAGTCTACTTACATTCACCCTCTCTACTCTAcgcatctcattctcaaggagTGACAGTTGTGCAGCGGAAGTCCAGTGAATACAATCAACTGGGCTGAGAATGATAACAGACAAAAGTTTAGCACAAATATTAGCATCTGCAGAACTTGAAGAACACCAGCAACATATTAACTAATTTCTTCTGAAATCTGAACAATTTGCAAGGCATTTCATAATTGGGTAACTACAAGACCTAACAACTGAATAAACTTTAAGATCATAAAAATTCTCACCAACTATCAATGGCATCCTGAATTAGCTCTGTGCTACCTGACTGGGAGTAGACTCTTGACCTCCCAAAATCTTCCTCAATCTCAAAGACGCCAGGGCAGATATTGGCACAGTTTTTACATCCTACAATGTTGCATCCACAACAAACAAGATACTTGAATCATGCTCCTTACCCATAAGAAAACTTCTATTCACAAGAGAGGATCAATATACCAATGCAGGTAAACTCATCAATGAACACATGATCCTTGGGTGCACTGTCATCAAAGAAAGGGTTGATTGCTGTTGCTGTGTACCCATGGATCTCATCATACACTGCACGTTGTGCTGGATCACTCAACACCTACCCTTGCACACCCCATGTTAGCTCGTGCAATGACAAATTTCAAAGcaataaccaataagaaaacaTCTTGCACGCAGCATGCCTAAGTTTAAAACTCGATTGCAGACTCTTACCGAGTAAACCTCGTTGATGAACATACAGAAGTTAGTCACGTCAGGGGCGTTCCCACTAAGGTCAGGGTGGCACTCTTTCATGCAACCGTAGTATGCCTTCTTAATTTCCTCAGGGGTTGCATCTGGCATCTAATGGTAGAAGATTCAGGTGTTCCATATTAGCAGCAAATTTATTATCTCAAAGCTGAATAAGATCAGTAATATTATCTGAACCTAGATATAAAAAAAAATAAGTAAGcattttatttttggaaaactggAAATAAAAGTTGCATTTTGATTCTTCCCCAAACCCTATAGAATGTTAACAAAATCACAAACATGTTACTACCAAGAGCGAAATAGTATAGTGATTACAAAGTGGTTTGGTCCAGAGAACTAATTCTTTCGTCTACCATCAAATTAAATAAGGTAAAGTAATTGCTAAATGGCAAACCAATGTTCCAGAGTATACTTACCACACCCAGAACGGAGTAGTAATCGTCGGCAACATCCTCCTCCTCCCTTTCATAATCCGCTTCCGTCGCAGTGGCACAGATCCTGAGATCCCTTCTCCGCGCACTCCAGCTCCCCTGCCGGTCGCCCCGTACGGCTCCGGCGAACCCGACGGTGGGCAGTTGCCGCGTGGGGCGGGAGCAGGGGAAAGACCGTGGCAGCGTCGCGAGTGCGTCggcgagcagcggcggcgagAGGAGAGGGGGCGCCATTGCCTAACGGATTTTAGAATGCGGCGTCCTCCAGCAAGATCGGAACTCCAACTAGGAGGCGGCGGCGAGGGGTTTGCTTTTCTTAGCGGGACTGTACCATTTTTACACTGTCCTCAGCTCAGCAGCCACTAATTCTTCTGGTTCAGGTTTAACGGAGATCTGTTTTTGCATATTAGACCTTAAACGGATTGATATTTATATATAAAGACCTTCTGCCACCTAAAGAACTTCCATTATTTCCCTTTTTCGGCATATATGGTTGAAGAGGATGAGAGTTCAAAGCTAAgagtttgtttttttattttgtgGCGGTGAGAGTTTTGGCGGAAAGGGGAATATATGAGTTTAGATGACCAAACTCACACATCAATCCCCTAAGGGAAGAATGGGAATTTTGCTTTTACTGAAACAAAGATGAATATATGGACTTGTTCTATTATTTTTCACTAAAAAACCACCACACCAAATAGAGCATGAATTCTTGTTTTAACTCTCTTTCCTATTTCTCTCCACGAACCAAACAAGAAAATTTGAACTAAAAATCAACTTCCCATTTTAATTCCCTCCTTTAACTCTCACCACTAATTCATATGTCTCCTCTCATGTAGTTGACAAATACACCTTTGATTAATAGAATTATATTACTCTTTAGAGGATAAATTAGCTAAACTAACAATATAAGTTATGTAACCCTCAATATCAAGATATCCCTATGTGTGAGCCTTAGTCCCATGTGTTACTGAAATGAGGTGATGTGCTTGTTGACAAGGAGCGCCTGCAATGACTTTagccccgttcgtttcgctgaaaaaacaagttaaaacactattctggctaatttgttgtgagtgaaaaacactgttctggctgaaaaaacaagctgaaaagtacggattacaaGAGAAGCGAGCGGGCATTTTGTTAATCTCGAAACATGACAACCTAATCTTCTGGACGTATTCATGGAGATAAAATATGTGAGTGTGTCAGTAGAGGTAGGTATGCATGTGTGTAGGTAGACGTCAATGTCTGTGTtttgaaaaaggaaaaaagacCGTGTGGTTTTCTACCACTCCATACTAAACTTTTGAGCAACACCACATACACTGCATTtggtttcgcaaaaaaaaaactcCAAACACATTGTTCATCAAAGCTTATTAAATGTTATGAATCTTGGTTGCGTGAAGAGAAAGAAGTACTTCCTTCGTTCCAAAATAAATATCATTCACACTTCTCAAGAAGTCAAATATTTATGGTGcgtaattagtattattagataaatcGTTAGATATAtcttcataataaacttatttagagatataaatgttgctaatattttatataaacttagtcaaacttaagaaaatttGATCAGTAGGTATTCTATAgtgacacttattttgggacagatAGAGCCTAATTTTGCCTTCGTGATACGCATGCTCTGTCAGAGACTCGTAGTCGTACGGATAATCGGGTGATTTTGGCCCTAGGACGTTCGATTTCTACATAGATCGATCGATCACATAAATGTATACCCACTTGCTGTGACTTTGTTAATCTCAAAACCTACCAACCTAATTTTCTGGAGATGTTCATGGAGATAAAACACGTGAGTGCGTCAGTAGAGGTGGGTACGCAAGTATGTAGGTAGACGTCAATATCTGtcttttgaaaaagaaaaaagaccGTGTGCTTTTCTACCACTCCACGTTAAACTTTTGAGCAACACCACATGAATTGTCAACACCTAATTGTTTGTGTCTTTGTCTGTTCCACGTACGGTTCTTTAGCTCCCAAACCCAGTGCACTtggtttcgcaaaaaaaaaaagctccAAACAGTAGGATTTATAACTTTTATACTAATGTTGATCAATGATTATTAAAAATATTGGGAATCTTGGTTGCGTGGAAGACAAAGAAGTACGGCGTTGCTTGGTGATACGCACATGCTCTTGCTCTCTCGGGAAATTATTTCGGAGGCTATAAGCCTAAAAATGCACAATTGTTTTTGGTTTGGTGGATGATTTCGAGCCAGTAGTGAGCCGGGAGAGCGACATGCCGACGGCTGAGCTGGCGATTTTGGCCCCCAGGACGTTCGATTTCTACATAGATCATGGATGGATCGATCACGGCAGAGACGTTGCGTGGGGAGCTCTCCATTCTCTCCCGGTCCTCTCGCTCAGTGACAGTCACAATCAGTCAGTCTTGCTTCACTTTCTTTTCTTTCAAAAAGTCACTCTTTTTTTTTACTGAGATTGAGATGAAAAAAAATCAGTCTTGCTTCACCGGCCTGTCGTTGTCCAATTTCTTCTACGTGGCTCTACGTCCTCGTCGTGCCTGAGAGTAAGAGAGGCCAAGCCGGCCAGGCAAACTGAGCCGGAGCAGGAGGGGCTGCGGACCCGCACACGCAGCCCATCCGCAGCCCTGGACCTATCAGGTCAGCGTCCGGACTGCTTCTTCGGCCCAGGAGAAAGCGCTTCAGCCCACAAGCAGACGCCAAACACCGGCGGGCCGGCGGGCGGCGGCATCGCCTACAAATCCGGCGGTTCTCGCAAGTTTTTGCCCAGGACACCTCGAGAGGCAACGCGGCAAAGATCTGACAGAATACAACGTTTTGATTCCACCACGCTGATTCCGTTTAGCTTATGGACAATAACAGCTCATGGTAAGTTTATATACTACATACATGCATGGTTAATAATTAAGAAACATCTCCAAATAAACTTTTTCACCATGTTACGCCTACCTACATGTATCGAGAGCATAATAACAAAACAAATTAATGAACACGAATAAACAACTTGCCACTGATCGACATGCCTGTGCCTGCGCTGATCTGCACACACTGGACCTAGCAGCGCCTTTCAATCAGTTGGGATATATGGTCTGGGTTTTCTTTGTTCCATGACAAGTAGTTAGGGTCTCCAAGGGCCCTGAAAAATGCGCAAAACATAGTTTGGTTGAAACAAATGTGTGCAACATCACCTGATGGAGATCGACACGACTTTAATTACCTTGGCTTAATCACGTAGAGGATGACGAAGCCCATGGCGAGGAAGAGTGCGACGTACGCGACGTCGATGAAGTTGTTCCTGCCGCCGATCCACGACGTGGTGGACAGCACCAGCGCCTTCGTGCCCCGAAGCTGTACGTGTTGTAGTTGTTCTGGATCACCACCGTGATCTCGTCGCTCGCCATTATGTCCGACTCGATCCTGCCGTACAGCTTCCTGAACGTCGGGAGGGCCGCGGTTCTCATCCAGACAATGAGGTCCTCCTGCTCACTCATCTGAAAACAGAAATCAAAAGCAAGCGAAATCAGATCCAGGAGCAAATGAAACTCAGCTCGATCTCTGATGCATACTAATCAGAAGCTATATAGTTGATGCACTGCTAGCTTACTGGTATTTTCTCGTTCAGTTTAGCACCGCCGATCAGTCCCCCTTTCTGGAAATTGCTGGGGAAGACATCGCTGCCAAACTTTTTGTTCTTGTCGCTGTCCCAGGCAATGTTCTTCTTGTTCACCTCGACGGCCTTCTTGTTGAGAGAGAAGGAGTAGGTGTCGTTGAACAAGCTCCAAGCGATGAGACCGCAGGGCACGATGGGCGCGCCGCCGTCTTCACTGGTGGCTTCAGGCTCACAGTTTGTTATCGTGCTCGCAGCATCCTTGTACAGCAACTGCTTGTCGTTACGACTCTTCACGTACCTAGGGTTAACGTTACATTATGATAAGGATATTCCGCATTCAGGCCGACAATGCATGCATGACCTGTTTGTGCGCCTGACGCGGAAAATCATTTGACAGAATTTATATGATGTAAAAAAAGCAGTAAGTTCTAGGGTTCACCATACCGGCGATGATTCTGATAGAAAATTTCAAGCTGATAGTATATGTGTATCGGGCCTTTCATTGGCTTTGGCACCTGAAAAATGATACGCCATCATCATTACTTACCATATGCTTAGTTTTTGCAAGCTACACAATCACAGTGAGATCGTAGCAAAGAAAAGAGGAGGAAGCCGCGAGGGTGACTAGCGGGGCGAAAAACACAAGATGAGAGGAGAGCGCGGGGAGTGGTGTGGAGAGACAGAGAGGGGGCTGAGGCACAAATTGCCAGTTGGGAAACTCTAGGCACTCCCCTATATCGTCTGTTGCGACCTTGCGCCCATCCTAGCAGTTTAATGCCAGGTAATTTGATTATGTTTTGATGGAATCTTCTCAGCtcttgtaagtgcatctagccctttagtgagttttgatgaattgaatgacaacacaattaaaggtctagcaagtttgctaagtgttgaacataaaattgagtttgttgcatacacttgtggattATGGAATGAAAAGTGTATAAAGGTCAATAAGAAGACAAACTTGATGATATTTCACATAATGTTCAAATGAAGGCCAAAGTTGTGTATTGTTAttaactgaagcttgattgatctcaacattcatatcaagaagatattcaagcaaggatcacaatattgaagaaatggtttttcaatgGATACTTAATATGATGTTACTTGCACTACTGGAAAACCAagatttgcctagtgtttaatggtttgcctagtgccaatcgtcggacactaggcaaagagcttgtttgccgagtgttagaccccgaagcactcggcaaaataaaggcaCTAGACAAAAtaacgatttgccgagtgtcgacactaggcaaagaaatcCACTCGGTAAATGACCATTTTGCCTAGTGTCAATACTAGGCATACCATCACACTCGGCAAAAGCTGCCGGAGGGCAACCGCCGTtaccattttgccgagtgtcttccgttaacactcggcaaaattagaactttgcctagtgtctccgGACGACACTAGGCAAATTGgtcagtttgcctagtgtcttacagagacactaggcaaaatattttttctttttttttattttagcttCCAATTTTTTTCTGTAGTTTTCCTACTATACCTTGACCAACATGTTGAAAGTTGgcacaattttatgaaattttgctatatttctttagtttatttaatttctttgaattttttcgacaaatgcaaatttgaactgcaagtgtgacgaataatggcaattcatgaatgcaaaaatgatattcatgttagtaagtgttagttgaggccgtatccagaaacagaccaaaaatttcacacatcttcacgtcgagacatgaccacgaacttgcaagcaaatagtttttaaattctattaaatgaaaacggagtctaaaattcatgaaacttgtcgacaagtcaagatatcgcatgcgggtgccatgataaaaatttaaaaagatttcgagcacatcgtcacgtatgatgcttagaaaccctaacacgatgttagggtttctaagcatcatacgtgacgatgtgctcgaaatctttttaaatttttatcatggcacccgcatgcgatatcttgacttgtcaacaagtttcatgaatttcagactccgttttcatttaatagaatttaaaaactatttgcttgcaagttcgtggtcatgtctcgacgtgaagatgtgtgaaatttttggtctgtttctgtatacggcctcaactaacacttactaacatgaatatcatttttgcattcatgaattgccattattcgtcacacttgcagttcaaatttacatttgtcgaaaaaattcaaagaaattaaataaactaaagaaatatagcaaaatttcataaaattgtgcCAACTTTCAACATGTAGTCTCATTTTATGTAGGGAGGCTCGATAAAAAGTTTGAAGaccaaaattgaaaaaaaataaataagtttGCCTAGTGTGCCAGCTTGACACTATGCAAACTGgcctctttgcctagtgtctcatggaagacactaggcaaacttattttttatagtgtttgcctagtgttgagttatcgacactcggcaaagttaattTTCAGTTTATATTGTTTGagtgtttttttattttaaaaaaattcataGTTCAAAAACATTCATATTTGCCCAGTGTCAAATCTAGGACATTAGGCAAA
This genomic interval carries:
- the LOC136512334 gene encoding chaperone protein dnaJ C76, chloroplastic-like isoform X1; this encodes MAPPLLSPPLLADALATLPRSFPCSRPTRQLPTVGFAGAVRGDRQGSWSARRRDLRICATATEADYEREEEDVADDYYSVLGVMPDATPEEIKKAYYGCMKECHPDLSGNAPDVTNFCMFINEVYSVLSDPAQRAVYDEIHGYTATAINPFFDDSAPKDHVFIDEFTCIGCKNCANICPGVFEIEEDFGRSRVYSQSGSTELIQDAIDSCPVDCIHWTSAAQLSLLENEMRRVERVNVGLMLAGMGASVDVFRMASARWEKRQAKVLEKVRTRMVKQENSDTRSSWSDIWGSPPQDQSNGNEEEVSERAKRAAAAARRWREFSRRGADRPPTHKLPEAVGNKD
- the LOC136512334 gene encoding chaperone protein dnaJ C76, chloroplastic-like isoform X2, producing the protein MAPPLLSPPLLADALATLPRSFPCSRPTRQLPTVGFAGAVRGDRQGSWSARRRDLRICATATEADYEREEEDVADDYYSVLGVMPDATPEEIKKAYYGCMKECHPDLSGNAPDVTNFCMFINEVYSVLSDPAQRAVYDEIHGYTATAINPFFDDSAPKDHVFIDEFTCIGCKNCANICPGVFEIEEDFGRSRVYSQSGSTELIQDAIDSCPVDCIHWTSAAQLSLLENEMRRVERVNVGLMLAGMGASVDVFRMASARWEKRQAKVLEKVRTRMVKQENSDTRSSWSDIWGSPPQDQSNEEEVSERAKRAAAAARRWREFSRRGADRPPTHKLPEAVGNKD